One Deltaproteobacteria bacterium DNA window includes the following coding sequences:
- a CDS encoding methyl-accepting chemotaxis protein produces the protein MKVNGLTLGKKFILGCVVIVFLLGIAAYYTYNSIARLETMAEDQERLTLATDKSLALQLEVQGGVVSLQRYLQDNNPKWLEELTYHREQARYLTDQLKGLVKAPQVIQALNSFQSLLPQRNELMQKIIQTARSESSKELLNQTVTTRQRLDEEAGVYLKTIVDIERASLNFAIKESGVFREKVRKITGVFLAEAILVTIIIMLVLYRVTVPTLRNVGARLSTVVQQLHVSAEEQAGGAQVQSSSVAEVAATIQELAHAAQRIAEHAQAVSGATEQVVRGMQEIQNKVTHTTQRILSLGEKNQSIGNVIKIIEDLAEQTNLLALNAAIEAAHAGEAGKGFAVVASEVRKLSERSGESTDEIRSLINEIQTETNAAVMGVEESSKEVVKGLTLVYESVQRAKEITMATSQQQSAAEQVVLAIKNIDAVSKQFVASTQQLSSTSAELGKQAAILKKTIGEALV, from the coding sequence ATGAAAGTCAATGGTTTAACCTTGGGTAAAAAATTTATCCTGGGATGTGTCGTTATTGTTTTTCTACTGGGAATTGCGGCTTATTACACTTACAACTCGATTGCTCGCCTCGAGACCATGGCAGAAGATCAAGAACGTTTAACGTTAGCTACTGATAAATCCTTGGCTTTGCAGTTAGAGGTGCAAGGCGGTGTCGTTAGTTTGCAACGCTATCTGCAAGACAACAACCCAAAGTGGTTAGAGGAGTTAACCTATCATCGTGAACAGGCACGATACCTCACCGACCAATTAAAAGGTTTGGTTAAAGCCCCACAAGTGATTCAGGCCCTCAATTCTTTTCAATCGTTGTTGCCCCAACGCAACGAGCTGATGCAAAAAATTATTCAAACAGCAAGATCAGAAAGTTCAAAAGAATTATTAAACCAAACTGTCACCACACGACAACGTTTAGATGAAGAAGCGGGAGTTTATTTAAAAACTATTGTGGATATTGAACGAGCTTCCCTTAATTTTGCGATTAAAGAAAGCGGGGTCTTTCGAGAAAAAGTAAGAAAAATCACCGGGGTGTTTTTGGCCGAGGCCATCTTGGTGACCATTATTATCATGTTGGTTTTATATCGGGTGACCGTTCCGACCTTGCGCAACGTAGGGGCACGATTAAGTACTGTGGTACAACAGCTGCATGTTTCTGCTGAAGAACAGGCCGGTGGGGCACAGGTTCAATCTTCTTCGGTGGCGGAGGTTGCAGCAACCATTCAAGAGCTAGCTCATGCGGCCCAACGGATTGCCGAACATGCTCAAGCGGTCAGTGGGGCGACCGAACAGGTGGTGAGGGGTATGCAAGAGATTCAAAACAAAGTTACTCATACCACCCAACGTATTTTGTCCTTGGGTGAAAAAAATCAATCGATTGGGAATGTCATTAAGATCATCGAAGATTTAGCTGAACAAACCAATCTACTGGCTTTGAATGCGGCCATTGAAGCCGCTCATGCGGGCGAAGCCGGTAAAGGTTTTGCGGTGGTGGCTAGTGAAGTGCGAAAACTCTCAGAGCGTTCGGGTGAATCCACCGATGAAATTCGTAGCCTGATTAATGAAATTCAAACCGAAACCAATGCCGCGGTGATGGGAGTAGAAGAATCCAGCAAAGAGGTCGTTAAAGGGTTAACCCTAGTTTACGAATCGGTGCAACGAGCCAAAGAAATTACCATGGCCACCAGTCAACAGCAGAGCGCGGCTGAGCAGGTAGTGCTGGCCATTAAAAATATCGACGCCGTTAGTAAACAGTTTGTTGCTTCAACTCAACAGTTGTCTTCAACTTCAGCCGAATTAGGCAAACAAGCAGCGATTTTGAAAAAGACCATAGGAGAGGCTTTA
- a CDS encoding purine-binding chemotaxis protein CheW translates to MGLPPAICYEDEIYGVHQEIETTVSLALFRLNQEWYGVDVHHVLEVITVLPITFLPKVPEHVLGIINVRGEIYPLIDIKRVLGLPATVNPEGNRIILLEAKGVAVGILVDEAATTLNLPLSKIEEPIFGLKSEWGDGLKGQVCWEEKLIGLLDVGKLIERTRL, encoded by the coding sequence ATGGGGTTACCGCCAGCCATTTGTTACGAAGACGAAATTTATGGGGTTCACCAAGAAATTGAAACAACGGTGTCGCTTGCCTTGTTTCGATTGAATCAAGAATGGTACGGGGTTGATGTTCACCATGTGCTTGAAGTGATCACCGTTTTGCCCATCACTTTTTTACCTAAAGTTCCTGAGCATGTTTTGGGAATTATTAATGTGCGAGGTGAGATTTATCCACTCATCGATATTAAGCGAGTCTTGGGATTGCCCGCCACAGTTAATCCAGAGGGGAATAGGATCATTCTTTTAGAGGCCAAAGGTGTTGCCGTGGGGATTTTAGTCGACGAAGCCGCTACGACGCTTAACCTGCCTTTATCAAAAATCGAAGAACCTATTTTTGGCTTAAAAAGCGAATGGGGGGATGGACTCAAAGGACAAGTTTGCTGGGAAGAGAAACTCATTGGGCTCTTGGACGTGGGGAAGTTGATTGAACGAACAAGACTTTAA